A window of Trueperaceae bacterium genomic DNA:
CGCCGCTAGCGTCGAGATCGTCGACTATCACTGAGGGAGGAGAAGAGTCATGACGTCAACCGCTGCCCGACGCGACATCGCGCCCGTTCACCCGGGCGAGATCCTCAAGGAGGAGTTCCTGGAGGACTACGGCCTGTCTCAGTACGAGTTAGCCAAGCGTCTCGGCGTGCCCGCCCCTCGTATCAACGCCATCGTCCTAGGGAAGCGCGGCATCAGTGCAGACACGGCCCTGCTGCTTGCGCGGTTCTTCGGTAACAGCCCGGAGTTCTGGCTGAACCTGCAGGATCACTACGACCTGCAGCTGGCGGAGGGGCGCCTAGCCGGGAAGCTGGAGCAGGTGGTAGGGCTTACTGCCGAGGAGCGCGCTCGGTAGGCGCCACCAGGGAGTGCGTCCGGTCATGGCTGCCCCTTCTCGCATAGAGGAGCCTTCTGGTGCGTCAGGGTTCGTCGTGGACACAACTTGCGGCGGTCTCGTCGGGTTCCGCAGTCGGTTGGCTAGTGGTAACGTGCTACAGATCTACTAGCGTTCGTTAGGATTCGGAGGCAACGGACATGGTTACACGGCATGGACAAGGTAAGTACTATCACTCTGTAGTCGCTCACGGAGGTACGTTGTACCTGTCGGGGGTTATCGCGGACGATCTATCCGCTCCCATGGCAGAACAGACCCGCCAGGTGCTCGACAAGATCGCTCGAACGCTGGGCGAACACGGAAGCAGCGTGCACAGCATCCTGAGCGCCACGATCTACTTGGCGGATTTCTCCGGCAAGGACGCCATGAACGCCGTCTGGGCCGACTGGTTCCAAGCGGCAGACCTGCCCGCTCGCGCCACGGTGGGCGTGGCGACCCTCGGGCAGGGCGTGCTCATCGAGATATCGATTGTAGCCGCCAAGTAGGCGGGTTCATCCTGCCCGGCTAGCCGCTCAGTCCGTCCACGATCCCGTTCAACGTCCCCGAAGGCCGCATCACCCGCGCCGCCTTCGCCGGATCGGGCCGGTAGTACCCTCCAATATCCGCGGGCGATCCCTGCACGGCCAGCAGCTCCTCGACGATCTTCGCCTCGCCGTCGGTGAGCGCCTTGGCGACGGGCGCGAACGCCGCGGCGAGTTCCGGGTCGGCTGTCTGCCGCGCGAGTTCCTGCGCCCAGTACTGCGCCAGGTAGTAGTGACTGCCGCGGTTGTCGATGGTGCCCAGCTTGCGGCCGGGGGAGCGGTTCTCCTCGAGGAAGCGGCCGGTGGCGGCGTCGAGCGTGTCGGCCAGCACCTGGGCGCGGGCGTTGCCGGTCACCTGGGCGAACTGCTCGAACGACACGGCCAGGGCGAGGAACTCGCCTAGGGAGTCCCAGCGTAGGTAGTTCTCGCTCGTGAGCTGCTGCACGTGCTTGGGGGCGGAACCGCCGGCGCCCGTCTCGAACAGGCCGCCTCCCGCCAGGAGCGGCACCACGGAGAGCATCTTGGCGCTGGTGCCCAGCTCGAGGATGGGGAAGAGGTCGGTGAGGTAGTCGCGCAGCACGTTGCCGGTGACGGAGATCGTGTTGAGGCCCTGGCGGATGCGCTCGAGCGACAGCTTGGTGGCCGCCTCGGGCGCGAGGATGCGCACGTCCAGCCCGCTGGTGTCGTGCTCGGGGAGGTAGGCGTTCACCTTCTTGATGAGCTCGCGGTCGTGGGCGCGGTTCTCGTCGAGCCAGAACACGATGGGGTCGCCGGTGGCGCGGGCGCGCTTGACGGCCAGCTTCACCCAGTCGCGCACGGCCACGTCCTTGGTCTGGCAGGCGCGCCAGATGTCGCCGGCGCCCACTTGGTGCTCTAGGAGCACCTTGCCGGCCGAATCCAGCACCTTGACGGTGCCGGCCTTGGCGATCTCGAACGTCTTGTCGTGGCTGCCGTACTCCTCGGCCTTCTGCGCCATGAGGCCCACGTTGGGCACGCTCCCCATGGTGGCGGGGTCGAGGGCGCCGTTGGCGCGGCAGTCATCGATGGTGGCCTGGTAGATGCTCGCGTACGAGGAGTCGGGGATGACGGCGAGGGTGTCGTGCTCCTTGCCGTCCGGGCCCCACATGTGGCCCGAGGTGCGGATCATGGCGGGCATGGAGGCGTCGACGATCACGTCGGACGGCACGTGCAGGTTCGTGATGCCGCGGTCGGAGTCGACCATGGCGAGCTGGGGGCCGCTCGCGAGCGCAGCGTCGAACGCGGCGCGGATCTCGGCGCCGTTGGGAAGCGCCTCGAGCCCCTTGAAGATGGCGGCCAGGCCGTCGTTGGCGCTCAGGCCCGCGGCGGCGAGGTCGGCGCCGTACCTCTCGAACACGTCCGCGAAGTACGCCTTGAGCACGTGTCCGAAGATGATGGGGTCGGACACCTTCATCATGGTGGCCTTGAGGTGCGCCGAGAAGAGGATGCCCTCGTCCTTGGCGCGCTTGACCTGCGCCGCCAGGAAGCTCTTGAGGGCCGCCACGTCCATGCGGGTGGCGTCGACGATCTCGCCCGCCAGCACGGGGATCTTCTCGCGCAGCACGGTGACGGTGCCGTCGGCGGCGTGCAGCTCGACCCTGAGGGTGTCCGCGGCCGGCATGGTGACCGAGCGCTCGTTGGCGGCGAAGTCGCCCGCGCCCATGGTGGCCACGTTCGTCTTGGAGTCCCTCGACCAGGCGCCCATCTTGTGCGGGTGCTTGCGGGCGTAGTTCTTGACGGACGCGGGCGCGCGCCGGTCGGAGTTGCCCTCGCGCAGCACGGGGTTGACGGCCGAGCCCTTCACCCGGTCGTAGCGGGCGGCCACGTCCTTCTCCTCGGCGGTCTGCGGGTCGTCGGGGAGGTCGGGGACGGCGTAACCGGCCGCCTGCAGCTCGGCGATGGCGGCCTTGAGCTGCGGGATGGAGGCCGAGATGTTTGGCAGCTTGACGATGTTGGCCTCGCGCTCGAGCGTGAGCTTGCCTAGCTCGGCGAGGTCGTCGTTCACGCGTTGCGCGTCCGTCAACCGGTCCGGGAACTGGGCGAGGATGCGGCCCGTGAGGGAGATGTCGCGCGTGACGATCGGCACGCCCGCCTTGGCGGCGAACGCCTGCACGATGGGGAGCAGCGAGTACGTGGCGAGGGCGGGCGCCTCGTCGGTGTGCGTGTAGATGATCTTGGGGGTAGTCACTCTGGTGGCTCTCCTCGGTGGCGTCCGCGAGCGCCCACGCGGGGTGCGCGGCAGGTTATCGGCAAGGTCCGGTGGCGGAGCGCGCCGCGGTGGGGTGCGCTCCGAGCGGGGTTGGCACCAAAGTACCATCCGTGGTGTAGGGCCGCCGGAATGACGGGCAGCGCCCGCGCAGCGTGCTACACTTGCTACGGAGGCTGTCCGATGTACAAGACGATCACGCATCGGGAGTTGCGTAACAACAGCAGTGCCGTTCTGCGCGCGGTCGAACTCGGAGAGACCCTTGAGGTGACGAACCGGGGCGAGGTCGTTGCGCTCCTCATGCCTGCCGGGGCTGCTGTTCTTCCAAGGGTGATACCTGCGACCGTGACGGGAGGATTCGGGAGTCTCGAGCGGTTCGAGCGCGCCGAGTCGGTCGAGGTGGCCTTGCAAGAACTGCGGGAAGAGTGATCTCGCCGTGCGCTACTACATCGATATTTCGGCTGCGGGCAAGCTGATCGTTACCGAGCGGGAGTCGAGGATCTTGGCCGAGTTCCTCGACGAGGCCACAGTCGGTGGCGCTCGCGTGCTGTCCAGCGTGCTTCTGGAGACGGAGTTGCGCCGGCTCGCGTCGCGGCTCGAGTTGCCGCAGACGAGCGTCTCGGGCCTGCTCGATCGTTTCGACCTACTTCTGCCTGACCTCGCCTGGTTCAGAGAAGCTGGCATGCTTGCCGGACGCCATCTCCGGTCGCTGGATGCCTTGCACCTAGCCGCGGCCCTGAGGGCTGGCGTCGACAGGTTGATCACCTACGATGACCGGCAGGCCGCCGCCGCCGAGACCTTCGGACTAAGAGTGATACGTCCTAGCTAGTCGCACACGTGCCTCACTATCAACTGGGGAAGAGGCTTGTCGGGAGCGGCGCATCGAGATCCTCCGGCACCTGATACAGCCCGGCGTCTTGGCCGAGCGTCCGTTCACCGGTCCGTCGGTAGGGAATTAGGCGCGCGATGGGTTTGCCAGAGCGCGTGATCGTCAGCGTCTCTCCGCCA
This region includes:
- a CDS encoding PIN domain-containing protein, producing MRYYIDISAAGKLIVTERESRILAEFLDEATVGGARVLSSVLLETELRRLASRLELPQTSVSGLLDRFDLLLPDLAWFREAGMLAGRHLRSLDALHLAAALRAGVDRLITYDDRQAAAAETFGLRVIRPS
- a CDS encoding RidA family protein, producing the protein MVTRHGQGKYYHSVVAHGGTLYLSGVIADDLSAPMAEQTRQVLDKIARTLGEHGSSVHSILSATIYLADFSGKDAMNAVWADWFQAADLPARATVGVATLGQGVLIEISIVAAK
- a CDS encoding type II toxin-antitoxin system prevent-host-death family antitoxin, encoding MIEIDEQDAKATLVELIERVGGGETLTITRSGKPIARLIPYRRTGERTLGQDAGLYQVPEDLDAPLPTSLFPS
- a CDS encoding type II toxin-antitoxin system prevent-host-death family antitoxin, with the protein product MYKTITHRELRNNSSAVLRAVELGETLEVTNRGEVVALLMPAGAAVLPRVIPATVTGGFGSLERFERAESVEVALQELREE
- a CDS encoding HigA family addiction module antidote protein, with amino-acid sequence MTSTAARRDIAPVHPGEILKEEFLEDYGLSQYELAKRLGVPAPRINAIVLGKRGISADTALLLARFFGNSPEFWLNLQDHYDLQLAEGRLAGKLEQVVGLTAEERAR
- a CDS encoding NADP-dependent isocitrate dehydrogenase, producing MTTPKIIYTHTDEAPALATYSLLPIVQAFAAKAGVPIVTRDISLTGRILAQFPDRLTDAQRVNDDLAELGKLTLEREANIVKLPNISASIPQLKAAIAELQAAGYAVPDLPDDPQTAEEKDVAARYDRVKGSAVNPVLREGNSDRRAPASVKNYARKHPHKMGAWSRDSKTNVATMGAGDFAANERSVTMPAADTLRVELHAADGTVTVLREKIPVLAGEIVDATRMDVAALKSFLAAQVKRAKDEGILFSAHLKATMMKVSDPIIFGHVLKAYFADVFERYGADLAAAGLSANDGLAAIFKGLEALPNGAEIRAAFDAALASGPQLAMVDSDRGITNLHVPSDVIVDASMPAMIRTSGHMWGPDGKEHDTLAVIPDSSYASIYQATIDDCRANGALDPATMGSVPNVGLMAQKAEEYGSHDKTFEIAKAGTVKVLDSAGKVLLEHQVGAGDIWRACQTKDVAVRDWVKLAVKRARATGDPIVFWLDENRAHDRELIKKVNAYLPEHDTSGLDVRILAPEAATKLSLERIRQGLNTISVTGNVLRDYLTDLFPILELGTSAKMLSVVPLLAGGGLFETGAGGSAPKHVQQLTSENYLRWDSLGEFLALAVSFEQFAQVTGNARAQVLADTLDAATGRFLEENRSPGRKLGTIDNRGSHYYLAQYWAQELARQTADPELAAAFAPVAKALTDGEAKIVEELLAVQGSPADIGGYYRPDPAKAARVMRPSGTLNGIVDGLSG